The Catenuloplanes niger genome includes a window with the following:
- a CDS encoding DUF4255 domain-containing protein produces MGDHNVIADVSTTLRDVLNAALSPMGIAAELNDLSEPVQYPTPKLTIFLYEIAEDPASRNRPPVRVEPVAGSPLRTRKPPMALLLRYLFTAWGGDQVTQHQMLGRVMQTLYDDAIFNGAQLGGGLAGSTDALHLTLTPLTLDQKSYVWYALQKPYRLSLNYEVRVVNLDSTTESAASPVLRRSLVTGTVPR; encoded by the coding sequence ATGGGGGATCACAACGTCATCGCGGACGTGTCCACGACGCTGCGCGACGTGCTGAACGCCGCGCTCAGCCCGATGGGCATCGCGGCCGAACTCAACGATCTCTCCGAGCCGGTGCAGTACCCGACGCCCAAGCTCACCATCTTCCTGTACGAGATCGCGGAGGACCCGGCGTCGCGCAACCGGCCGCCGGTGCGCGTCGAGCCGGTCGCCGGCAGCCCGCTGCGCACCCGTAAACCGCCGATGGCGCTGCTGTTGCGATACCTGTTCACGGCGTGGGGCGGCGACCAGGTCACCCAGCACCAGATGCTCGGCCGGGTGATGCAGACGCTGTACGACGACGCGATCTTCAACGGCGCGCAGCTCGGCGGCGGGCTGGCCGGCAGCACCGACGCGCTGCACCTGACGCTCACCCCGCTGACGCTCGACCAGAAGTCCTACGTGTGGTACGCGCTGCAGAAGCCCTACCGGCTCTCGCTGAACTACGAGGTGCGGGTGGTCAACCTGGACTCCACGACGGAGTCCGCGGCGTCGCCGGTGCTGCGGCGGTCGCTGGTGACGGGGACGGTGCCGCGGTGA